A portion of the Chondrinema litorale genome contains these proteins:
- a CDS encoding RelA/SpoT family protein, whose product MEIDEVKEKEQILSLYRRLLRKAKPFLKDDDAKQIKKAFRFAEDAHKEMRRKSGEPYIYHPIEVALITVEEMGLGTTAIIAALLHDVVEDTGYEISDIEERFGTKIAKIVDGLTKISTKATKGKSIQAENFQRLLVTISEDVRVVLIKIADRLHNMRTLESMPDHKQMKIKSETEYIYAPLAHRLGLYTIKSELEDLCLKFSDTVAYNDIVKKIEETKAARYRFTKRFIKPIEISLKKQGFNFKIKTRIKSIYSIYKKMRKQNIEFEQVFDLFAIRIIVTTKPAEEKSACWKIYSAVTDFYTPNVNRLRDWISTPKSNGYESLHTTVMSNTGQWVEVQIRTERMDDIAEKGYAAHWKYKQQKLTSKQKNERGIDLWLQEVREMLETTKSEGVDFVQDFRSNLFIKEVFAFTPKGDMKIYPKGATILDFAFDIHSEVGAKCMAAKANGKLVPFNYELQNGDQIEILTSNKYKANEGWLSFVKTSKARSKIKEYLREDKKQFAKEGKEIVRRKLKHLKLDYSEETLRNLCEHFNQKTESELFYKIGKGLIEHNEIKGFVNKKPVEKPITQLISESDELLNSDERDVKKIKDEEIVVGDLSSLDYSLATCCSPIPGDDIFGFVTVSKGIKVHRKSCPNAVTMMANFGYRIIRARWMSDKPDKEKEFDVSINLEGMDRVGLVNEVTSVISNQMQVNIKSITIGTRNNIFNGKLDLFVHNKDEFEKLLKKLEKIEGVVKVTRIEETV is encoded by the coding sequence ATGGAAATAGACGAGGTAAAAGAGAAAGAACAGATTCTGTCGCTTTATAGAAGGTTGTTGAGAAAAGCTAAACCTTTTCTTAAAGATGATGATGCTAAGCAGATAAAGAAGGCATTCAGGTTTGCTGAAGATGCACATAAAGAAATGCGCAGAAAATCTGGTGAGCCATATATATATCATCCTATCGAAGTAGCTTTAATTACTGTAGAAGAGATGGGCTTGGGAACTACTGCCATTATCGCGGCGCTGCTTCATGATGTAGTTGAAGATACTGGTTACGAAATTAGTGATATAGAAGAACGCTTCGGAACCAAGATTGCAAAAATTGTAGATGGCCTTACTAAGATTTCTACTAAGGCTACTAAGGGTAAATCTATTCAGGCAGAAAACTTTCAGCGATTGTTAGTTACAATATCTGAAGATGTAAGGGTAGTGTTAATTAAAATTGCTGACAGGTTACACAACATGCGCACGTTAGAAAGCATGCCTGATCACAAGCAGATGAAAATTAAGTCGGAGACTGAATATATTTATGCTCCTTTGGCACATAGACTTGGTTTATATACTATTAAATCTGAGTTGGAAGACCTTTGTCTTAAGTTTTCTGATACGGTAGCTTACAATGATATTGTAAAAAAGATTGAAGAAACCAAGGCTGCTCGTTATCGCTTCACCAAGAGGTTTATAAAACCAATCGAAATCAGTCTCAAGAAACAAGGCTTTAATTTTAAGATTAAAACCCGTATAAAGTCTATTTACTCGATATATAAAAAGATGCGTAAGCAAAATATCGAGTTTGAGCAAGTATTCGATCTTTTTGCAATTAGAATTATTGTTACGACTAAACCTGCCGAAGAGAAATCTGCTTGTTGGAAAATATATTCAGCAGTTACAGATTTTTATACGCCAAATGTAAATAGACTTAGAGATTGGATTAGCACTCCAAAGTCTAATGGTTACGAATCTTTACATACCACTGTAATGAGTAATACAGGGCAGTGGGTAGAAGTACAGATTCGTACCGAAAGAATGGATGATATTGCGGAGAAGGGTTATGCTGCTCACTGGAAATACAAACAGCAGAAACTTACATCTAAGCAAAAAAATGAAAGAGGTATTGACCTTTGGTTGCAAGAGGTTCGTGAAATGCTCGAAACAACCAAGTCAGAAGGAGTTGATTTTGTTCAAGACTTTAGGTCAAATCTATTTATAAAAGAGGTTTTTGCTTTTACGCCTAAGGGAGATATGAAAATCTATCCGAAAGGTGCAACTATTCTCGATTTTGCATTTGATATTCACTCAGAAGTTGGAGCCAAATGTATGGCAGCTAAAGCCAATGGTAAGCTGGTTCCTTTTAATTATGAGTTGCAAAATGGCGATCAGATAGAAATTTTAACTTCTAACAAATATAAAGCAAACGAAGGGTGGTTGAGCTTTGTGAAGACATCTAAAGCACGATCAAAAATAAAAGAATATTTAAGAGAAGATAAAAAGCAATTTGCGAAAGAGGGTAAAGAAATAGTAAGAAGAAAGCTTAAACATCTAAAGTTAGATTATAGTGAAGAGACTTTGAGAAACCTCTGCGAACACTTTAATCAAAAAACAGAAAGCGAGCTTTTCTATAAAATAGGCAAAGGATTAATTGAGCATAATGAAATTAAAGGTTTTGTAAATAAAAAACCTGTAGAGAAACCAATTACTCAGTTAATATCTGAAAGTGATGAGCTACTAAATAGCGATGAGCGCGATGTAAAAAAGATTAAAGATGAAGAAATTGTAGTTGGAGATTTATCTAGTCTTGATTACAGTTTAGCCACTTGTTGTAGTCCTATTCCAGGTGATGATATTTTCGGATTCGTAACAGTAAGCAAAGGAATAAAAGTACATAGAAAGTCTTGTCCAAATGCGGTTACCATGATGGCGAATTTTGGATACCGTATTATTCGTGCAAGGTGGATGTCTGACAAGCCAGATAAAGAAAAAGAGTTTGATGTATCAATTAATCTGGAAGGAATGGATAGAGTAGGCTTGGTGAATGAGGTTACTAGTGTAATTTCTAACCAGATGCAGGTGAATATAAAATCGATTACTATAGGTACAAGAAATAATATTTTCAATGGTAAACTCGACTTATTTGTGCATAATAAAGATGAGTTTGAAAAGCTCCTTAAAAAGCTTGAAAAAATTGAAGGAGTAGTAAAAGTTACAAGAATTGAAGAGACTGTTTAA
- a CDS encoding gliding motility lipoprotein GldB → MKQATNLVRLSNPFKSFILLFAIAISIISCDSSEEKIPDISSVPEVDIEVIRIEKEIIAPKSKEAIATFLNKHKDVAEKYFRAGRFASDTVVINNIYKFATDAHTDTLLADTEAVFANVDKIEKEFEQAFRFLKYYYPGFKPPKVYTNISGFGSFGFGQDIFLSEGFIVIGLDYFTGETATYRPPETPLYILGRYAPEYIVPSTMMFISSVYNNYNNQDETLIADMVFYGKSYEFVNKVMPYTADTIITGYSSRELGLCNNFQDKIWARFIEDNLFYEKAENIKSRYVGERPIVPEISDKCPGRVGRWLGWEIVKKYMHEHPDLSLKDLMDMNDAQMIFQKSKYKPVKGGTP, encoded by the coding sequence ATGAAACAAGCGACGAATTTGGTCAGACTGAGTAATCCATTTAAAAGCTTCATTCTATTATTCGCTATTGCAATTTCAATTATCTCCTGCGACAGTTCAGAAGAAAAAATTCCAGATATTTCTTCAGTTCCAGAAGTTGATATTGAGGTAATCCGCATAGAAAAAGAAATAATTGCTCCTAAAAGTAAAGAAGCAATAGCTACATTTTTAAATAAGCACAAAGATGTAGCAGAAAAATATTTTAGAGCTGGTAGATTTGCATCTGATACAGTTGTGATTAATAATATTTACAAATTTGCCACAGATGCACATACCGATACACTTTTAGCAGATACAGAAGCTGTTTTTGCCAATGTAGATAAAATTGAAAAAGAGTTTGAACAAGCTTTTAGGTTTTTAAAATACTATTACCCTGGATTTAAGCCTCCAAAAGTTTACACAAATATTTCTGGTTTTGGTTCTTTTGGTTTTGGACAAGATATTTTTCTTAGTGAAGGATTTATCGTAATTGGATTAGATTATTTTACTGGCGAAACAGCCACTTATCGCCCACCAGAAACACCACTTTACATTCTTGGAAGATATGCTCCAGAATATATTGTACCTAGTACAATGATGTTCATTTCATCTGTTTACAACAATTACAACAACCAAGACGAAACACTCATTGCCGACATGGTTTTTTATGGTAAGTCTTATGAGTTTGTAAATAAAGTAATGCCTTATACAGCAGATACAATTATTACTGGCTACTCAAGTAGAGAATTAGGTTTGTGTAATAATTTTCAGGATAAAATCTGGGCGAGATTTATAGAAGATAATCTGTTTTATGAGAAAGCAGAAAATATTAAATCGAGATATGTGGGCGAAAGACCAATAGTACCAGAAATATCTGATAAATGTCCGGGAAGAGTTGGCAGATGGCTAGGCTGGGAAATTGTAAAAAAATATATGCATGAGCACCCAGATTTATCGCTTAAAGATTTAATGGATATGAATGATGCTCAAATGATTTTTCAAAAGTCTAAATATAAACCTGTAAAAGGTGGTACTCCTTAA
- a CDS encoding glycoside hydrolase family 113 produces the protein MKKLLYHIIFLLCLMIQESCQSQGPNDNREQEEISSRSLRRAAFRSKSYYIIYCSSNNEEEEKIKSILNKINNRSERIQYIIKNEEEVNAEILENNPILLIGEHQKFKCLQKIAPQLPIILKEQSFEFAGKIYNDSSSVLFLSYYPNPLNKNLPVSIITANNADVLINMFAEDDKELLFGRWGYEIFKEGKRIAMGDFDERNPNSKIIWKVDDKNSFEYPNKAKTIQQDENFTFYSNLNENSNKQLTEIIKEVKKAASTFDSLFELPTTLKIHYEFFENGEQKGMMTGNTLPAHINFKNAKVFATISQDLEGYKEHPEVNLLAKKSLGNTNLSIIETGLPIYFADNWKQKGYLYWFEKLIKTKNDFTIQNLLNNSVFQQNSELIKKCVGAAFVSFVIDNYGKERFTQIYKNGISESDIDKLSKDWEDYKKKLTSNLSSQAKTKSLSEDFYWKGFNFTHEGYRIYNGYLSEHAALSLEKLKSLNSNSIAVIPYSFMRNPNQPEPFRIPHNGGGETDESVFHTIYQAKQKGLKVLLKPQIWVGRNSWPGEIELKSNADWDLFFDYYYQWIRHYALIAEMYHADALCLGVELSKTTLKHPKKWEAMISEIRKIYSGKLTYSANWGEEFEKVKFWDAFDYIGISCYYPLSKSTEPDEKELIKGFKQNLKKLKTVSDKFDKPILLTEIGFRSIESPWVQPHDYPGEQQASEMAQQKCYDVVFDCLKNEKWCKGLFWWKWPTTFENSHSDDRDFSPHNKAAEKTVKKWYSEL, from the coding sequence ATGAAAAAACTACTTTACCATATTATATTTTTATTATGCCTAATGATTCAGGAGTCTTGTCAGTCTCAAGGCCCAAACGATAATCGAGAGCAAGAAGAGATAAGTAGTAGAAGTTTGAGACGTGCCGCATTTCGCAGTAAAAGCTATTATATAATTTACTGTAGCAGTAATAATGAGGAAGAAGAAAAAATCAAAAGTATTCTTAATAAGATAAATAATCGCTCTGAAAGGATACAATACATTATAAAAAATGAAGAAGAGGTAAATGCTGAGATATTGGAAAATAATCCAATTCTTTTAATTGGTGAGCATCAAAAGTTTAAATGCCTGCAAAAAATTGCCCCTCAGTTACCTATAATTCTAAAAGAACAAAGTTTTGAGTTTGCTGGTAAGATTTATAATGATAGCTCCTCGGTATTATTCTTATCTTACTACCCCAACCCATTGAATAAGAATCTTCCAGTGAGCATTATAACAGCTAATAATGCAGATGTGCTCATTAATATGTTTGCTGAGGATGACAAAGAATTATTGTTCGGAAGATGGGGATATGAGATTTTTAAAGAGGGAAAAAGAATTGCAATGGGCGATTTCGACGAAAGGAATCCAAATAGCAAAATTATCTGGAAAGTAGATGACAAAAATAGTTTTGAATACCCAAACAAAGCTAAGACTATCCAGCAAGACGAAAACTTTACTTTTTATTCTAACCTAAATGAAAATTCAAATAAACAACTCACAGAAATAATTAAAGAAGTAAAGAAGGCTGCTTCCACATTCGATTCATTATTCGAATTGCCCACTACACTCAAAATACATTATGAGTTTTTCGAAAATGGAGAGCAAAAAGGCATGATGACAGGCAACACTTTACCTGCTCATATTAATTTCAAAAATGCTAAAGTATTTGCTACAATCAGTCAAGACTTAGAGGGATACAAAGAACATCCAGAAGTTAATTTATTAGCTAAAAAATCTTTAGGCAATACTAATTTATCTATTATTGAAACCGGTTTACCTATTTATTTTGCTGATAATTGGAAGCAAAAAGGTTATCTGTATTGGTTTGAGAAGCTGATTAAAACTAAGAATGATTTTACTATACAAAATCTTTTAAATAACTCTGTCTTTCAGCAGAATTCAGAATTAATTAAAAAATGTGTTGGAGCTGCTTTTGTTTCTTTTGTAATTGATAATTATGGCAAAGAACGTTTTACTCAAATTTACAAAAATGGAATTAGTGAAAGTGATATTGATAAATTGAGTAAAGATTGGGAAGATTATAAAAAGAAGCTTACATCAAACCTAAGTTCGCAAGCAAAAACAAAATCTTTATCAGAAGACTTTTACTGGAAAGGCTTTAATTTCACGCACGAAGGCTACCGCATATATAATGGATACCTTTCTGAACATGCTGCTCTTTCTTTAGAAAAATTAAAATCGCTTAACAGCAACAGCATTGCAGTTATCCCCTATTCATTTATGAGGAACCCGAATCAACCAGAGCCATTCAGGATTCCACATAATGGTGGTGGAGAGACTGATGAATCTGTATTTCATACAATCTATCAGGCAAAGCAAAAGGGCTTAAAAGTTCTACTAAAACCGCAGATATGGGTGGGCAGAAATAGCTGGCCGGGAGAAATTGAGCTAAAAAGCAACGCTGATTGGGATTTATTCTTCGACTATTATTATCAGTGGATAAGACATTATGCACTTATTGCAGAAATGTATCATGCTGATGCACTCTGTTTGGGCGTAGAACTTTCTAAAACCACTCTAAAACATCCTAAAAAGTGGGAGGCAATGATAAGCGAAATCAGAAAAATATACTCAGGAAAACTCACTTATTCTGCCAATTGGGGCGAGGAATTTGAAAAAGTAAAATTCTGGGATGCATTCGATTACATCGGTATTTCTTGCTATTATCCTTTGAGTAAATCTACCGAACCCGATGAAAAAGAACTTATTAAAGGTTTCAAACAAAATCTTAAAAAACTAAAAACAGTTTCTGATAAATTCGACAAACCTATCTTGCTTACAGAAATAGGTTTCAGAAGCATAGAATCTCCTTGGGTACAACCACACGATTATCCCGGAGAACAGCAAGCCAGTGAAATGGCTCAACAAAAATGCTACGATGTGGTATTTGACTGTTTAAAAAATGAAAAATGGTGTAAGGGTTTATTTTGGTGGAAATGGCCAACTACTTTTGAAAACAGCCATTCTGATGATAGAGATTTTTCTCCTCACAATAAAGCCGCAGAAAAAACGGTAAAAAAATGGTATAGTGAACTTTAA
- a CDS encoding type I restriction enzyme HsdR N-terminal domain-containing protein produces the protein MSNKLTLNLPSFDYKIKQENGRPYILDVIRKKYIILEPEEWVRQHFIHYMLTSGYPKSLLKIERGHKYNTMAKRSDILAFSREGTPYLLVECKSPDVPITQKVFEQVANYNRIIKAPFLAVTNGMEHYFCKINFETNSFQMLDNLPAYC, from the coding sequence ATGAGTAACAAACTAACATTAAACCTCCCTTCTTTTGATTATAAAATTAAACAAGAAAATGGAAGACCTTACATCTTAGATGTAATTAGGAAGAAATATATCATTCTAGAACCAGAAGAATGGGTTAGGCAACACTTTATTCACTATATGCTTACCAGTGGATATCCAAAAAGCTTACTTAAAATTGAACGTGGCCATAAGTATAACACTATGGCTAAACGTAGTGATATTCTTGCATTTAGCCGTGAAGGCACACCTTATTTATTAGTTGAATGTAAATCTCCTGATGTGCCAATTACACAAAAAGTTTTTGAACAAGTAGCTAATTATAACAGAATAATAAAAGCGCCTTTTCTTGCAGTTACTAACGGAATGGAACATTATTTCTGTAAAATCAATTTTGAAACAAATAGCTTTCAAATGCTAGATAATTTACCTGCCTATTGCTGA
- a CDS encoding C1 family peptidase: MKKTSLLILLIFNISLAIAQRHSTGLVFDDDKYDSAPVKATLTRGLYVEEIATSNSLKMYCPTPMDQGDFGTCVGWSSNWAARTIIEAMKNGWTDRETINQNAYSPGFIYQMIKDKSDQNCSFGASIFDALNYMKFNGSVKYEDFKSQCTTSMEPTLEQKAMGHKIKDFARLFGREQSPSIKIETVKKSLSENYPVVFGMKCAPSFYDAQDVWRPSEDPNGSFGGHAMCVIGYDDTKFGGAFEIMNSWGEDWGNDGFIWITYKDFGNFTKYAYEIISEPVKQPIIVAKPQEDFSGQLKLVTDKGKEMEGELMGQYYKLIKSYSSGTSFRIYLSNNEPAYVYAIGTDNTEEIFQLFPYAPEVSAALNYKKNDVALPSEDHYITMDNTVGKDYLCVLYSKDPLDIDQIKASLDRTNGRFMSRLKTVLGSKLISPENINFNSNEISFKAFSKGGSVVALIVETDHI; encoded by the coding sequence ATGAAAAAGACTTCCTTGTTAATCTTGTTGATATTCAATATCAGTTTGGCAATTGCCCAACGACATAGTACAGGATTAGTGTTTGATGATGATAAGTACGACAGTGCTCCAGTAAAAGCAACACTTACCAGAGGCTTATATGTTGAAGAAATTGCTACTAGTAACTCTCTAAAAATGTACTGTCCTACACCGATGGATCAGGGTGATTTTGGTACTTGTGTCGGTTGGTCTAGCAACTGGGCTGCCAGAACAATTATAGAAGCCATGAAAAACGGTTGGACAGATCGTGAGACAATCAATCAAAATGCATATTCTCCCGGCTTTATCTATCAAATGATTAAAGATAAGAGTGACCAGAATTGTTCGTTTGGTGCTAGCATTTTTGATGCGCTTAACTATATGAAATTTAATGGTTCTGTTAAATACGAAGACTTTAAGTCTCAGTGTACCACTTCTATGGAGCCTACATTGGAGCAAAAAGCAATGGGGCATAAGATTAAAGATTTTGCTAGGCTATTTGGCAGAGAACAAAGCCCTTCCATAAAAATTGAAACTGTTAAGAAGAGTCTTTCAGAGAATTATCCGGTGGTATTTGGGATGAAATGTGCACCATCTTTTTACGATGCACAAGATGTTTGGAGACCAAGTGAAGACCCTAACGGTAGTTTTGGCGGACATGCAATGTGTGTAATTGGATATGATGATACCAAGTTTGGTGGTGCATTTGAAATTATGAATAGTTGGGGAGAAGATTGGGGAAATGATGGCTTTATCTGGATTACCTACAAAGACTTCGGAAACTTTACAAAATACGCTTATGAGATTATTAGCGAGCCAGTTAAACAACCGATAATTGTTGCTAAACCTCAAGAAGATTTTTCTGGTCAACTTAAATTGGTTACAGATAAAGGTAAAGAGATGGAAGGTGAATTAATGGGACAATACTATAAGTTAATCAAGTCTTATTCATCAGGAACAAGTTTTAGAATATACTTAAGCAACAATGAGCCAGCTTATGTTTATGCAATAGGAACAGATAATACAGAAGAAATTTTCCAATTATTTCCATATGCACCTGAAGTAAGTGCTGCACTAAACTATAAAAAGAATGATGTAGCCTTACCTAGTGAAGATCATTACATAACGATGGATAATACTGTTGGAAAAGATTATTTATGTGTGTTGTACTCTAAAGATCCATTAGATATTGATCAAATAAAAGCATCATTAGATAGAACAAATGGAAGATTTATGTCTCGCTTAAAAACTGTTTTAGGTAGTAAACTAATCAGTCCTGAGAATATAAACTTTAACTCTAATGAAATTTCATTTAAGGCTTTTAGTAAAGGTGGTTCAGTGGTAGCTTTAATTGTTGAAACAGACCATATCTAA
- a CDS encoding VPS10 domain-containing protein has product MNLKGIFKSRKILGVYLLLFYTFFAEAQIPESAYQSMKYRLIGPFRGGRVTAVTGVPGETFNFYMGSTGGGVWETTDAGLTWQNISDDYFACASIGTIEVAPSDRNIIYVGTGSASARGNISPGCGIYKSMDKGKTWKQMGLEDAGQIAKIQIHPKNPDFVYAAVLGNIFGKSETRGIYRSTNGGINWERILYLNDTTGAIDLVMDPSNPRVIYAGMWRAERKPWTMIDGGDEGGLYKTIDGGETWNKITEGLPKGIVGRIGIAVSPVNTQKIWVIQEAKEESEGGIFSSNDAGKTWTKVNREHKLRQRAWYYSRIFADPKDENTVYVLNTSFYKSIDGGKTFENIPTPHGDNHCLWLNPDNPNIMIESNDGGANVSLNGGKTWTTQYNQPTAEIYRVTVDNQFPYRVYGAQQDNTTISVYSKSPGGVDPIQDWKVVGGGESGHIAVDPENPDVVYAGNYIGQIDRSDFTKGHSRNVVAYPQMHDGTAPRNIKYRFQWNAPIRISPHDPKILYHCSQYVHMSDNGGQSWKIISPDLTTNKDEYHDIPGGPVQHDHTGVELYTTIFSFEESPLEAGLLWVGSDDGLVHITKDGGKSWENITPENMPKEGTVNSIELSKHHPGRAFISVYKYRENNYKPFIFKTDDYGKTWKLITNEKSNFPQKHFVRVVREDPERKGLLYAGTEYGMYISFNDGEKWQPFQLNLPVTPITDMLIHNNDLVVATQGRSFWILDDLSPLREITDEVLAKELHLFKPRPAYRTQLRGYRGGDTAPDPIARGASIYFNVSYFDKGDTLKLSIEDKSGKTIKTFSTQPDKEADEEKLKVKDGLNLFYWDIKYPAPDILDDAYMSLAYTGGATAPPGEYFVSISYKGKKTEVKLQIIKDPRWTDISNEDLEIQFEFTQAVMEKLNETHDAIRSIRSVRDQVNEISKLAIKNGFADTLQASAEKITKKLDKLEKDLIQIQSESGQDPINYPPMLDDQFAYLYSVSNFQDTRPTEGSYERLEDLKSELKPHLENLEKIMEYDVENFVKLLQKEKVPRIIDKK; this is encoded by the coding sequence ATGAATTTAAAAGGAATTTTTAAAAGCCGAAAGATATTAGGAGTTTACCTGTTACTTTTTTATACATTTTTTGCTGAAGCACAAATCCCCGAAAGTGCTTATCAATCTATGAAATACAGGTTGATAGGACCTTTTAGAGGTGGAAGAGTAACGGCTGTTACAGGTGTTCCGGGAGAGACATTTAACTTCTACATGGGTTCTACAGGAGGTGGTGTATGGGAAACCACAGATGCCGGATTAACTTGGCAAAACATCTCTGACGACTACTTTGCCTGTGCATCAATTGGAACAATAGAAGTAGCTCCATCTGACAGAAATATTATTTATGTAGGAACAGGCTCAGCCAGTGCAAGAGGAAATATTTCTCCGGGTTGTGGTATCTACAAATCCATGGATAAAGGCAAAACATGGAAGCAAATGGGTCTTGAAGATGCCGGGCAAATAGCTAAAATACAAATCCATCCTAAAAATCCTGATTTTGTTTATGCTGCTGTTTTGGGAAATATTTTTGGCAAAAGCGAAACTAGAGGTATTTATCGCTCTACAAATGGCGGAATTAACTGGGAAAGAATACTTTATCTAAACGACACTACTGGAGCCATCGACTTAGTGATGGACCCGAGTAACCCAAGGGTGATCTATGCTGGAATGTGGAGAGCAGAAAGAAAACCTTGGACTATGATAGATGGTGGTGATGAAGGTGGATTATACAAAACTATTGATGGTGGAGAAACATGGAATAAAATAACAGAAGGTTTACCTAAAGGTATTGTTGGAAGAATTGGCATTGCTGTTTCACCTGTAAACACCCAAAAAATATGGGTAATACAAGAAGCTAAAGAAGAAAGCGAAGGAGGTATTTTTAGCTCTAATGATGCCGGTAAAACTTGGACAAAAGTAAACCGTGAACATAAACTGAGACAACGTGCTTGGTACTATTCCAGAATTTTTGCCGATCCAAAAGATGAAAACACGGTGTATGTGCTTAATACCAGTTTTTACAAGTCGATAGATGGTGGTAAAACTTTTGAAAATATCCCTACCCCACATGGCGACAACCATTGCTTATGGCTCAATCCTGATAATCCTAATATTATGATTGAAAGTAATGATGGTGGCGCAAATGTGAGTCTTAATGGAGGCAAAACTTGGACTACACAATACAATCAACCTACTGCTGAAATTTACAGAGTTACTGTAGATAACCAATTCCCTTACAGAGTTTATGGAGCGCAACAAGACAATACTACTATTAGTGTGTATAGCAAAAGTCCTGGTGGTGTAGACCCAATACAAGACTGGAAAGTAGTGGGTGGTGGTGAAAGTGGACATATTGCTGTTGACCCAGAAAACCCAGATGTAGTTTATGCAGGAAATTATATAGGTCAAATAGATAGAAGTGATTTTACAAAAGGACACAGCAGAAATGTAGTGGCTTACCCTCAAATGCACGATGGTACGGCTCCAAGAAACATTAAATACCGTTTCCAGTGGAATGCTCCTATTAGAATTTCACCACACGATCCTAAAATACTTTACCATTGCTCTCAATATGTACATATGTCTGACAATGGTGGTCAGTCTTGGAAAATTATTAGCCCAGATCTCACTACCAACAAAGACGAATACCACGATATACCGGGTGGGCCTGTTCAACACGATCATACTGGTGTAGAGCTTTATACAACTATTTTCTCTTTTGAAGAATCTCCGTTAGAAGCTGGGTTACTTTGGGTAGGTTCAGACGATGGTTTGGTACATATTACCAAAGATGGCGGAAAAAGCTGGGAGAACATCACACCAGAGAACATGCCTAAAGAAGGCACTGTAAACAGTATAGAGCTGTCTAAACACCATCCCGGAAGAGCATTTATTTCGGTTTATAAGTACCGAGAAAACAATTACAAACCATTTATCTTTAAAACAGACGATTATGGAAAAACTTGGAAACTCATTACTAACGAAAAAAGTAATTTCCCTCAAAAGCATTTTGTTCGTGTAGTAAGAGAAGATCCAGAAAGAAAAGGTTTGCTATATGCCGGCACAGAATATGGTATGTATATTTCATTTAACGATGGCGAAAAATGGCAGCCCTTTCAGTTAAATCTACCGGTTACCCCTATTACTGATATGCTTATCCATAATAATGATTTGGTGGTGGCAACCCAAGGTAGATCGTTCTGGATTTTGGATGATCTAAGTCCATTAAGAGAAATTACCGATGAAGTGCTTGCAAAGGAGCTTCACTTGTTTAAACCAAGACCAGCCTACAGAACACAATTAAGAGGTTACAGAGGTGGAGATACTGCTCCTGATCCAATTGCAAGAGGTGCATCCATCTATTTTAATGTATCCTATTTTGATAAAGGTGATACTTTAAAATTGAGTATTGAGGATAAATCTGGAAAAACCATTAAAACTTTTAGCACTCAGCCTGATAAAGAAGCAGATGAGGAAAAACTTAAAGTAAAGGATGGCTTAAATCTTTTTTATTGGGACATAAAATATCCTGCTCCTGATATTCTTGATGATGCGTATATGTCGCTTGCATACACAGGTGGTGCTACTGCTCCTCCGGGAGAATATTTTGTAAGCATATCTTACAAAGGCAAAAAGACTGAAGTAAAACTACAGATTATTAAAGACCCTAGATGGACAGACATCAGTAATGAAGACTTGGAAATACAGTTTGAGTTTACCCAAGCTGTAATGGAAAAGCTTAACGAAACCCATGATGCTATCAGAAGTATTCGCTCAGTAAGAGATCAAGTAAATGAAATATCCAAACTTGCCATAAAAAATGGCTTTGCAGATACTTTACAAGCTTCTGCAGAGAAGATCACTAAAAAACTTGATAAGTTAGAAAAAGATTTGATACAAATACAAAGTGAAAGTGGCCAAGACCCCATTAACTATCCACCGATGTTAGACGACCAATTTGCTTATTTGTACTCAGTATCTAACTTTCAAGACACAAGACCAACAGAAGGTTCTTATGAGCGATTAGAAGATTTAAAATCAGAATTAAAACCTCACTTAGAAAATCTAGAGAAAATAATGGAATATGATGTTGAGAACTTTGTGAAGTTGTTGCAAAAAGAGAAAGTTCCTAGAATTATAGATAAGAAATAA